One Gossypium arboreum isolate Shixiya-1 chromosome 13, ASM2569848v2, whole genome shotgun sequence genomic window, TTTGCAGTTAACTTTCTAACTTCTGTCTGTGTTTTCATTACTGCTATTGCCTTGTACGGCGTAACAAGGCAGGAAAATTACCTGTGAGTGCTATGATCTCCCTATGCGTTTAAGAAGCATTTATATTTGGTTACTTCTCTCCTTATGCCATTTCCTCTTTTGCTTGTTCTTTCTCCACCTTTCTTCTCAATTGAATGTTTGAGAAGCGAAgagaataaatttataaaaaccgAAGCACACTTCTCTCCTCTTCTTCTCTGACTGATCTGTATGACAATGGTGTGTGTATTTTGAAGTTGATGAAACACATTCTGCAAAATTTAGCCTAATCTTTTTTCCCATCATGTTTACATTTTTTATGCCTCTTATTCTTGTTTGGTCTTTGTGCTAGTTACATGCCACTTTCTGGCTTCCATGGGGTGCTAGCAGGCTTCTTGGTTGGCATCAAGCAAATGGTACCCGACCAAGAGTTGCCTCGGCTGAAAATAAAAGCAAAGGTAAAATTTTATATTACTAGCAACATTAAATTCATTTTGACATAAAAAGATTTTCTAGCTGACTCTTTATGATGCTATCCTTTGCAGTGGCTTCCATCTCTTAATGCTGTTGCTTTCCATGGCCATAAGTTTCTTCACTCCAGAGTCAGCAACATATCTTTCAACTTTGATATTTGGAACATATATGGGCTGGATTTACCTCAGGTACCTCCAGAGAAAACCAGAATCGAAGCATAGGGGTGATCCGAATGAAGATTTTGCATTCTCGACGTTCTTCCCTGAATTTCTCAGGTATTATTTTCCTTTCCTTTTAGTTTATGATATGATAAGATAATTCACTTTAAGCTCTTTCACAAGTGTTTGCATGCGATTTGGTCCAGACCAATCATTGATCTCATTGCATCAAAATTTCACCGGAATCTTTGTGGAAAGTCTGAAGCTTTCATAGATACTCTGGGTTATAGCTTGGGAAGTGCACCATTACCTGGTTCTGACCCCATTGAAGCATCAAGAAGAAGGTACATATATATGTTAATCCTGCTATACTCATTGGAAAGTTCAATGTCTCATCATCCCTATTGTATTGAATATCTAATGAATCTAACATCCGATATGAACACCATAAACTTTTTCATGAACATTTTATCttttaatatattgaaaaatgGTCAAACCTTGTTGGAAGAAATAAGATGAACAAGTTGGAAGATGTTTAAGAAAGGAAAGTTATGAAGGCAAAAGCCGGAACTTCTGTAGAAATATGCAGCAGTTGTCGCATAAGATGTCTGTTGTTGAAGACTGTAATGGACTTCTTTCATTATGACGGATTGCAGAGAAAAAGGGGCCAGAGCATTGGAGGAGAGATTGGCAGCTAAGAGTTTGATTGCTGCTGGAAAGAAATCAGAAGAGTTGCAGATAAACGGCACCAACAATGTTTGATTGCACAGAAACTCCGCTCCATCAACAATTATAGAGGTTACATGAATCTCAATACTACAAAAAttactttcattttttttcccctttttgtgACACACACGCATACGTATACGAGAAATCTTCTTACATTTGTGTAAAACTAATTTAGTTTTACATAACGATGAGTTGAAATAAGAAATTTTAGATTATCTTTGTTACCCTTGCAATAAAAATAGATACGGGCAACTAGCAATGAATGGACAGAGTTTAATCGGGCTAATACTTTTATCATTTTacaacttattattattttttatttccgCAACCCGATTTATGAACTAGTCTAAAATTCTTTCCACTTATTCACGGCGGACAATGAATACAAGTAACTTGGCATTGACTTGTTCTCCAAGAATGATCTGAAAAGAATGAAAGCTTGACGAGGACGATGCAGTGGAACCTCATGACCTGCTCCGGTTACTGTCACAAATGTCAGCCCTTTGTATTCTTGGCTCCACCCACCAACCttaattcaaaaaaataattaaaccgGAGTGTTACTCAGACCAAGTGTTAGATATTGATATGTGCTTAATACAGGTATGTTCAATTCTTTTAGGTTTTGCTCACATATTTGGAGTCCTATAACATCATATCTCCATGATCATGTTTAGTAATGTCAGACACAAGTACTTCAAGAAAAATAGAGTCGGAAGAACAGTTTTTTAACCCTATTTTTTGAGAAAAACATGCAATGAGGCTGCAATAGGATTAAAGTTTGAAGAATGTGTGGGTTTATAAGGACTCACCTTGCCATTTTCATACCAAGGATGCCACTTGTTAATGGTAGGTAGTTTCAGAGCATCAATGGAGTATCGAGTTGCAGTCACCGGAACCACTGCGTCAGTGTCTCCACTGCACAAAAGTGTTAATCACACAAAGAAAAACCCGGACCAGCTATCGAAACTGAAAAAAGGAAAAGTACAATAAACGAAACAAAGGACCGATTTTACTGATAGTTTGAGACCAGAGACCCTTGGCGAAGGTACCCTAATTCGGATATGAAAGGTTGAACAATTTCCAGGTTAGAATATGATCATCTTAGGGGCCCTCCCGAATCCTCAGAACTCTCACAATACCAGACAGCCGGTTTAAGGCAATCCCGACAAATTTAGTCAAACAAACATAGGTGAGGAACATCGAATGGGGCATACATCCTAAAGAGTCTAACCATAACATGGACTAATTGACTAACATTCATAAAGCTCATGCCTGGAGTTGGTCGATTTTGGCTATGTTAGATTCTTCAACATTTGCCAATAAATTCCCAATGGCAACAGTCCTAGTGACTTCTTCAGCAACAAAAAACATACAAGATACAACCCTCCGGTTAACATAAAATGCGATTTGTGGAGACAAGGAGAAAGAAAGAGAGCTAACTTACCTGTATACCCATATCCGGATACCAGCAGCAATTAGTTCTTGGTATATAGGAAGCATAGAGAGAGGAGAGTCCGTCCAGTTATATCCAATAACATCACTGTAAAATCGAACATAATAACATCACTGTAAAATCGAACATCTTTGTAAACAACGTTTACTGGATGTCTAAAACGAAATCATCCAAAATCAATATTTAATCGCCCACCTGCAAGTTTCCCATTGATAAGGAATACCAGTTACATTTGCATGAAGTGCCTTCTGAACTTCGGGGCGATTAAAATACTCTTTCGAGTACCTCTCAGTGCATGGATCAAAAGCTCTTGACATCCATGGCTGCAGTTTAAGTAACAAACAAGGTCAATTGCAGGGTCGGAATGGATAATTCCAGGATCAGTAACCAGGGCATGGAGGAAAACAAAACAAACAAGCTTAATCAAAATTAAAGGGGTTCAAACATTCTTGTTCGGAACTCGATGATTTAGAGACTACATGCATAGCAAATTAGGTTCATGAACTATATCAGTAAATCTAGCTGTCGAATGTCCGAACCCCATAAGCAAAAACGCACCAAATTAGTAGAGAAAACAGCAAGGACAACTAAAAACTATGCAACAACCAAATAAAGACATATGAAATTGTCTAATCACAATTGCCATCATCTTATGACTAAACTCGATCGTCATAACATATTGAATGCGAAGATAtttgcctttttttttattttttgtctcTTTATTGAGTGCAGCAACTTTAACGGGAGAGTACTTTATGGTCCACAACTGTTAAACTAATTAAATGGCTTCTGACAGGCTTTCATaaaattcaacaatggcatataaCTGAGATGATCCCACAGATTTACTGCCGAGTCCCACCTGAAAACCAGTCATAGTACAAAAGTTCTCGGAGTTTTCGGAAAGATACAAATTCTACTTAATGTGTTTGCTTCGCATAATGAATCAAAAAATATCTTAGAACATCACATGTAGCATACATAGCCAGTTTTCCAGACAAATGATTCAGCTTTACTGCATGTTAATACGATCATAGTCTGTGATAAGCATGAATTTACGGACAGGAAAGATAACAGTCATCCAAACTCAAATCAAATCAAACTATCTTCTCAAcattccatatatacatacatacatatgtgtatatacatatgtatCAATTCCATGATTTAAAGCTATATTAGTGACATAAACATATGGATTATATGTAAAACCCTGTCAGTTTACAGATAAGTGGAAAGTTCTATAATTGTGTTCATAAGGGGGGAGAAAGAGATTGATGGAAACTTACGTAATGACCCCTTAAGTTGCGTCTTAACGATGTGGTATCTGCACAAGGTTGTGTGAAGATGCTATACGGATCGATGTTTCCTTGCTCCGCTTCGGCAACTTCAAGAGCAGTTGTGCATTCTGAGGAGGGATGTGTAGCTGATCCCATGTCACAGGCAACTTGCAGGTTTCGATAGGTGGAATCAGATATCAAACCATGAGTCCACCAGTACTCGAATGTGCCAACAAAATCATGGTAGTCATCGGTAACAGCATTTCCAACCTATACAATCCGATGACAGTAACTCATTTTCCCATAAAACAAAAGAGCTGATTACCATTAAGGATTGAAATTCCAACAACCCATTCTTACCATAAATCCTTTGAAATTGATAACAGGAATCTGAACCCCTTTGTTTCTTTCATAAACAATTTGAGCCAATTGAGGAACATAATGACCTGAAAGTGaatcccaaaaacataaaaatcttataTGAACCTAGTAAAATCTTAAAGCCGAAAACCAGGATCGAAGAAACACCTGCATAACTTTCTCCTGCAATATAGAAATCTCTGTACTTGTACTGTGGAAACCTTTCAAGCCAATTAACCAGAAAAACATATGCATCTTCAGCTGCGAATTTACAACACCAAGATCCCAAAAAAACATGAACTAATTGCATTACAAATACCAAATTATCCATATAGAAGCAAACAAGTTTTACCAGTTCTCTTATCACCAGAAGTGTATAAATCTGATGTTGTGTTTGTGTATGAGAAACCAACACCAGCTGGAGATTCAAGGAATAGTGTATTTGCCACTGAAAAAAACAATTGAAACAAAGCAAGTCTTAAATGAAATTCAGACAGAACATAATACAAGACAAAGATCATTGAAGACTTACACTTGTTCCAAGCATAAGGATTGAAGTAAAGTGTCTTGCCATCTGGTCTAATACGAAAAGGACCAATCTCTTCAGCTGCTCCATAAGCAACTGAAGAGCAACCAGGTCCTCCATTAAGCCATAAAATAAGTGGCCTTGTCTCAGGTCTACGGTTCAATGGTGACTCAATAAACCAGTAAAATAATGCCCTCCCAGCTTCTTCATTTACAGTCACATACCCTGAATATTGATTAAAGTCAACATTCTTTGGCTGTCCAGGTAGCTCAGTGATTTTATCCAAATTTTGATCtccaaaagaagaagaaaaacaagTAAAGCAAGTCAAAAGCACAAAGAGAAAATCAATGAACCTTGACTGACCCATGAAACAACCAATGAAGAACTTACAAAAACAAGCAATACCCAAATTCACAAGTTCATAAATATTTCTGGGTTTTCAAAGATGGAACCTTTGGATATTCTAGAAAATGGGGTTTAACAAGAGAAAGCTAATagtcaccaaaaaaaaaaaaaaacaagagaaaGCTAAATAGACTAGTCAAAAAAGACAATGAAAGTACAAAACAGAccaatacacacacacacacacacacacaaaacaaagaaaataaccaTCACATTTAAAGTTTGATTAACTATcaggaccaaattaaaaaataaaacaactcAAAATACCCAAATCCCAAAATATCTCCAGAATTTCCCAAtggtatttaaatttttaatttttcacaaTCTTCCAATGATATTGATTGGTTGTCATGAGGTGTAAAAACAGACATAAACCTAATTAAACAATGAGGGTTATGTTTTTTTCCTTTTGGCTTTTACGTTCTTATTTGTCTGTTGATTAGATTCAAAGGAAAGCTCtgaattttcttttctttggttTTCTAACTTTGTCATTAGATTTCATCCCAATAGTTAAAGGGTTACACATGGGATTGTTCCAagtttcaaattttcattttcctttttattcCAAAGTTCCAATATTTAATTTGAACTTTGCGGGAAAAATATGCCCTTATCAAATTTGGAAACAAATTATATGGGCTATAAAGTTCTAAATTGAATATGAAGGAACTGCATTTTTGGCTCTTGAGAGTGAAAAGCATTAGCATTGAGATTAAGAGCAGCTTTAGAATATTCTAAAGCATGCAAATGATGCAACATTTGTAGTTGTTTAGCCGTTTTTGGTtcaactttttcttcttttctattttttgatAAATACTTGCTATTGGTTGTTCTATTGGCCCATGAAAATTAACTCTTTGAAGCTAGGAATCCATATTTCTCTCTTTTTAGACTTtccaatttttaaagttgaaataacaattaataaatgaatataacaacaatcaaaatcaatctaatttttattttttaaatttaaaatgacaATCAATACGAGAATCAAAATCAATCAATACAATGCACAAACAAAATTATCACTTCAATCAATACATATGTATAACTATGATCGTAATTAACTATTACAacatgtagcatcattcacaatagtatGTAGCTTAAGTTTAAATGGATAAGAAATTAAAAGTTGGTGCATTGGGTATATGACTTTTACAATACGTAGCATTATTTACGACAATAGAATTCATAACCTGagatatgggtaaatgatatcctctcatggGTATTACATGATGAAAAGTAAATATGGTCATGGGTTATTCGTATTTGtaatgaatgacttgattactatttgatggtgattgacttttcatgaaagaagacGTAATGGTtgtcatgagataaaataggatcgtaTTAGGAAAGCAGATTTATCCTAAAgagattaataatattttatgagGATAACACACTTATAATAAGGTCAACACTAAtcaagttgctttcgtaatggcatgtcattaaggaaagctcagtcatgatactatagtttAATCGGTCTCTCCGCTAGCTCATTGAAacaaaaaatgaattgtatgatgaATCAAATGAATAAAAACGGATAGAAATTGTAAAGTTTGATAAATGAAATACATTTTGAAATGAATGCAGCTTTCTCTAaatgaaaatgacttgaaaattaatttatagttttcaaattattaattaattaattaaatgaagttcgaaaataaaaataaattaattggtcatagtgaattagttaaatgtagaaatattaaatatattttctcataattttttttataataaagaCGTTATGATTTTAATAGAATTAGAATTagattgagaaaattatttaattgagaaattaattaaattatttaaattaatttatgatgtttattttgggaaataaaaaacaaatattggattggattgaattgaattgaattaaaaagTATTAAGTTGAAAGTCTAAGAAGTATTTATAATTGGACCTGATACAATAAAAGCTCAAACTCCTCTTATGATGATACATAAGACGACAAACCCTAATTTATTTAACTAGGGTTGTTGCCCCCCTAATCCT contains:
- the LOC108464544 gene encoding serine carboxypeptidase-like 27 → MGQSRFIDFLFVLLTCFTCFSSSFGDQNLDKITELPGQPKNVDFNQYSGYVTVNEEAGRALFYWFIESPLNRRPETRPLILWLNGGPGCSSVAYGAAEEIGPFRIRPDGKTLYFNPYAWNKLANTLFLESPAGVGFSYTNTTSDLYTSGDKRTAEDAYVFLVNWLERFPQYKYRDFYIAGESYAGHYVPQLAQIVYERNKGVQIPVINFKGFMVGNAVTDDYHDFVGTFEYWWTHGLISDSTYRNLQVACDMGSATHPSSECTTALEVAEAEQGNIDPYSIFTQPCADTTSLRRNLRGHYPWMSRAFDPCTERYSKEYFNRPEVQKALHANVTGIPYQWETCSDVIGYNWTDSPLSMLPIYQELIAAGIRIWVYSGDTDAVVPVTATRYSIDALKLPTINKWHPWYENGKVGGWSQEYKGLTFVTVTGAGHEVPLHRPRQAFILFRSFLENKSMPSYLYSLSAVNKWKEF